The window CTTTTCGAATAAGAAGGAATCCTTGACTTGTATGACTTCGTGCTCTCTTCCTAATGAAAAATTCTTCATTTCTAGATAAAAAGGAAGAGATCAATCGAAAAAAACCAACTGCATGTATTTTCTTTGTGTCAAGAGCAACAAAGTATATGAAAAGAGCCTTTAATAAAGCTTCTTCTCATATACATTGCGGCTAATTCATCTGATGTTTGATTAAAATCTCCATTTCATATTTGATTTCAATCAAAATAAGACGAAATTGTGCTCAAAACAAACCTATATCATAGATAATCAACGGATCCGAAAAGTCACAAACTTTGCGAAAACTACCTTAATAATTGTTTAGGCAGTGGAGCATTTTAATAGAAGAAGGAGAATACTCACTCATAATGATTAAAGGATGGTAGGATGAATAGTAAGAAATTATTGTCTTTAAGTATATTACTTATTCCTTGGTTCACTGTTCCCCTAATTGGAAGAAAGACATTTACACGCTATTTACCCGCAACAACTTTTGTCAATTTAATAATCAGTTTAGTTAGTGTTATTGCAGAGAAGAAGAAATTATGGAGAGTGAAAAATCCAATTTTCGCCTACACAGCTGTGGATTTCTCGTTCTTATTAGGCCTGTATTTTATTACAACGATTTGGGTGTTTAAATTATCTTATGGAAATTTCAAACTGTATTTAGTTCTCAATGTTTTATTGGACTATATTCTTTCTTTTCCTCTCGTTCGTTTTTTTACTAAAGTAGGTGTGTTTGAATTCAAAAAAATGAGACCAAAACATTTTTTTACTTTTAGTGTATTTTTAGCGATACTAATCTATTGGTATCAGAATATTATCGAAAATACGATCAGATCCCAAGATGGTATAGAAGAAGTTGAATGACCTTTAGTCTCTTCGATAGATAAATCATGAAGTTGAATATATCCTGTAAGTCCATTTATTTCTAAGTGATTATTCCCAGATGGTACGGTCTAAAACTTTCTATACTAGTAACTGCTCCGGAATCGTGGGGAATTTGAAACGGTCCTGATTTTTGATCAAGATGGAAGTGAAAGGGAAGTTTTTTGAGAATTCATTATTTTTTTCAAATTGAATAGATAAACATTGACGAATTGAACTCTCTATGATTATTGTAGATAGAAAGCTTTTTCTTAGGGGGAGTTATATGGAGTTCAAAGGGTCAAATGCGTATGAAAAAGAGGATTTTTTCAACCAGTATTTACAGAGACGGCATCGAAGCGAGAGTCCGAACCGATTGATTGAAAATCCAGCGATCTTTGAATTGTTAGAAGGTGTATCAGCAGAGACCATGTTGGATCTAGGCTGTGGAGATGGATCATTAGGGGTAGAATTACTCCAAAATGAAAGGACACAATCCTACATAGGAATTGATGGTTCTGAAAAAATGTTGGATGTTGCTAGAAAAAAGCTAGCAAATCTAAGAGGAACCGTTGTTAATGTCTCGATGGAGGATTACGAGTATCCTGAGAAAACGTATGATCTTGTGACGAGTCAGCTTGCTATTCAGTACATTGAAGATTTTGCGACGTTAGCAAAACGAGTGCACGAAACCTTGAAAAAGTCAGGAAAGTTTGTTTTTAGTGTGCAGCATCCCGTGATTACCTCATCCTTTGAGAGTATACAGAGTACCGGAAAACGTGGAAGCTGGTTGGTTGATGATTATTTTCAGACAGGAGAAAGAATAGAACCATGGATTGGGGAAAGTGTCGTCAAATATCATCGAACAATCGAGCAGTATTTTATGCTTTTACAAGAAGCTGGCTTTACGATCGAAGCATTAAAAGAGGGCGCACCGAAAAAAGATCTGTTTGAGGATGAACAGGAATATGAAAGACGGAAGAGGATACCTCTATTTTTACTGTTTTCTTGTGCGAAATAGATAGCTGACCAGGGTGCAAATGAGAAAGATGAGGACAGGTGCAACTACGAGAGTGACTACACATGTACAAGTATGAGTGCATCAAATCGTTCTATTTCTAGGGAATTGTTTAGATAATAAAAAAAGAGAGCCGCTGTTTATGTCTTTAACAGCGGTTCTCCTTTTTCGAGGAACGATACATGGCAAGAAACGTGTGTTCTATTGAGTTTGCGTGATCCAATATCTTTTTAATATATTTCCATCTTCTTCAACAAAGTCAGAATCCTCGATTCCATTATTATGGAGAATCGTTTTCATCGACCCAATATTCGTTCGATCACAAATGACCAAAACCGGTTCTATTCCTAGTTTTTTGGCTTGTATTAGACTTAGAGACAAGAGTTTTGTGGCATATCCCTTTTGACGTTCTGTAGGTCTGATTCCATAACCAATATGACCACTACGATTGGTAAGCCACTCAGTTAATGAATGACGAATATTGACTGCGCCAAGGATTCGATTTTGTTCAGAAACAAGCCAGAAGGTGGAATTAGGAACCCAACCGTCTGGAAGATTGCTTCCTAAAGAAGCATTTTGGAGAGTTTGAATCATTTTTGCAAAACCTCTAGGGTCTTTGCTGATAACCCATGGAACCATCACTTCACCACTTTTTACCCATTCTTGATAAAAATCAAAGTATTCCGTTTGTAATTCCAAAGTGGGTTTCACAAGTCGAACATTCATCAAGATTCCTCCTATTCTCTACACTCGTTAATGAAGTTTAAACAAAGCTAAACTAATTTATTGGAGAATATACTAGTTTAGAGAAGAAGCATCGACTTGCGTTTGTTGTATTCGAGAAGAATTGGAAGTCATCTTATCTATCAACAGATACACAATGCCCGCAATAATACAGCCTACGCCGAGCATCGTGAACATTACGACACCAAGTGAGCGATCAAGTAAAAATCCTGAAATTAATGGCCCAATTGCTCCTCCTAGAATCCATTGTAATCCAGCTGCACCCATATATGTTCCCCGTAAATGTTCCGGTGCGAGATTGGCGATAAACGTCATTTGTACCGGACTCATGATCATTTCACCTAGTGTATACACCGCATAAACAACTAGCATTATGAGTAGTATCATGGAGAAATCAGTTCTTTGTTGAAAAAATAAAGTAGGGAACCAAGCTATTGCGATTTGACCGATTCCAAACAACGATGCTCCTAATAACATGACCGATCCTACTTTCTTCTTACCAGCCCAGGACGAGATTGGAAACTGAAACAAGACGACAAGTAAGCCATTAAAAGCTAGGAGATAAGGAAATGGATTTAATGTTTCTGGTAAATGTTTTAATTCATTATCAAAATGGAGTGGTAGCATGCCTTCAGTTTGTGAAAAGCTCATGGAGATTACAACACCTGTTAACACAAACAAAAGTAACAGCTTATCTTGCATTAATACTTTAAAAGGAGACGGAAGTTTTTCTTCTGTCTCATCGACTTCTAACAATGACTCTTTTCGCTCTTTCTTTGGTAAGCTTTCATAAATGAAAAACGCCACGATTGCCGCATAAAGAAGTGTTGTACCTGCTGCTATCATGAAAACAATCGATTTGGAGATGACAATAATGGATGCGCCAAGTAGAGGACCTGTGGCTGCACCAATATTATGGCCCATTCGCAATAAGCCGAATGCTTCTGTTCGTTTTTCTGGGGCAGTTACGTCTGCTACCATAGCACTTGCAGCTGGATGGAAAAGGGAATTGAAAAACCCTAAAAATACCGATAGAATCATAAACATCCAGAAGGTATCAAAAAAAACAAAACCCATCATAACGATTCCGTTTCCAACCATCGATCCGACCATCACAGGTTTTCTTCCATACACATCGGCCATTTTTCCTCCAACCATTGTGCCAAAAACAGACGCTATCGGTGCAACGGCCATCACGACTCCTACTAAGACTAATGAGTCGACTTTATCCTTTAAATATAAGGCGAAAAAGGGCATTAACATCATAAATGCGATTCCGTTTATCCCTTCTCCAATGAAGCGAATCCAAACATTTCGGTCCATTTCGCGTAACGATTTAAATGTGTTCATTCCATCACCCTCTGTTTCATTAAACTAATCACATCATAATATAAAAATCTAACTTCTTGTATTTTTAGAAATTTCAAATAATAGATGCGTAACTCCCATCAAGCATAGCGCGAATAATGAGTCTGTGCCAACGTTCATAGGGTTGAAAAAATATCCGTCTTTCGGCTGAGAGAATATGGTATTCTAAAAATAGAATAGTTTGTGGAAGGATGTTTCTGTGAAAAAGGGATTCTACCTCTTTGGAGGGATACTGCTAATTTATGGATTATTATTGTTAACGAAAAATCGCTTGAATTCAGGAATTCTACTTTTTATATTTAGTGGAATTGTATGTACTTTCATCGGATATCGTATGTCTTATTGGTCTACTTGTTGGAAGAAGCATAAGTGGTTCAGACTATCGGTATTTACAGGGTCGCTATTGTTTCTAGTATATTTTGTGTCGATGGAATCCATGATTGTTTCTCATATGGATGATGAAAGATCAGAACAAGTTGATTATGTTATTGTGCTAGGAGCAGGAATTATAAAGGGGAAGCCCTCACTTGTATTAGAAGAACGACTAGCTTTAGCTATAACCTATTTGGAGAATAATAGGGATGCAAACGTGATTGTAAGCGGGGGAATTGATGTAGGAGAAAAAATTTCGGAAGCAGAGGCTATGAGGATATACCTAGTAAACGCTGGAATTGATGAAGAGCGTATCATGATTGAGGATCAAGCAACTTCCACATACGAAAATTTATTGTTTTCCAAAGAATTGATGGAAAACAATAAGGAAAAAGTTTTGATTATCACCAGTGATTTTCACTTGTTTCGTTCCAAATATATAGCAGAGTCCATTGGTTTAGAAGCATTTGGAACTGGAGCTTCAGTACCAGCACCGCTCATTCCTCTCGTTCATACTCGCGAAATGTTAGCGATTTTAAAAACAGTGATGATTGATGTTTCGCAAATGGAATAATGTGATTAAGAGATAGGAGATTACTATGGTAAAAGTTCTAGCAAGGGAATTTTGTACCTTTCGGATATATGTAATTCATCGTTCAATGAAAGAGGATGTGAATTAACAAGGAGGTTCAACAATAGTGAGTGGATTGGGCTTATGAAGTTAGCGATCATTTAAGAGGTGACGACCATCAATGAGCTGAGCAGTTTAATTCCTATTTTATTTGGCCACTTGCGATGTAAACGAGCACGGGGAGTAAGTTGGAAGTGAATTTACCGTAGAGTGCGGTGAAAATAGGTGCAGAGAATCTTGATTGTCGTAGTGTATATAAGTCACTAAAGATTGGTCGTGATTTTTTTTCGTACTTATTTGACCTACTTGAATAAAGAGCAATCATGAATATGAAGAGAGCTATTGAAAAGCACTAGTTAGCCTTGTTTACTATTCATCTAGGCTATTCAGTAATCCCGAATAAAGCCCTACACTTCGATCACGTTTAGATGAGCCAACTAGAAGTAGAGTGTAGATAGTACTAGGAGAATGGCGGTTGGTTTGATAAGCTTCTCCTCGTCCCTGCAATGGAAATAACCTTGATAGGTCGAATTTTTTTACTCTTATTTCTATTTTATAATACAAAAATACTCGGAAATGTCCTAATTATTCCTATTCTAAACCTATTCAACTAGGGAAGTTTCGGGGTATTAGGACTTTTTTGTTGGAAAAGGGTAAATGTAGGACTTCTCGCATTTCATGTTTATTTTTGTCTAAATTAGGGGAATTAAATAATATTGGTATTCAGAATATTAACACGCTTCCTAAAAAATGATATAATTCGACATATACATTAAAAATGGTTATTTATACTCAGTTTAAGTGAAAATTTGGAAGTTAAAGGAAAGTAAGCAATCCGCGTTTGTATTGTTCATAAGAAGGAGGTATACAAAAATGAAAATACCTTATAAAGTATTATTTATTGCTTCAAATATAGGTTGTACGATATTTTCATTTAATAGCGTATTATTTGCCTATTTCGAAAAATTAGTTGCAACATCGTTGAATTTAACCGGAGTGTTGTTAAGTATCACTCTTGCTATTTTTCTTTACCAAAAGATTTTAGGTGAACATCAACAAGAAAACTCCAGAATTCAATCTTTAATAAATGAGCCAGAATCTCGCTAGGAGATTCTGGCTTTTTCATGGCTAGTAAAGTTTTGGTGATTGACTTTGAGCGGGTTTAGCTCGGCGCAACGTGACCCACCTTGGCAATTCTTGTTTATTTCTTTTTTTCGCTATAGTAGAAGCGAGAAACTAGTAAGCCGATTCCACCTAAGATAATGAATAGTACAGCCCTAATGGTGAGAGATGAGATGGGGAGATCGACGAAAATTGCTTTTAATAAGACTACGAAAATCATCACTAATCCGAATGTTTGCAAGGGGGAGCTATTTTTCCATTTACCCACGATAATATATCCAACAGCATAACATAACCATAAGAGCGAGATCGTCATTTGTTGAATCATATAGGAATATTCTATTGTAATGGTATTACCAAATTGACCAAGGAATAGAAGCAACATGAAGGATAGGATTATTACGGTCAATGATTTTAGGTTTTTTTCGAAAAACGACCCGTGTTTGTTTTCAAGCCACAATATAGAAATGGTGGATGCGAAGAAAACAAGCCATGTGATGAGTTCCGGGCTCCATAGTTCCCAATAACCTATCATGAAAACTCTTAGAGTCGCTAGTAAAAAAGTCATCCCAGATGTCAAGAGGATTAACTTACTTTTTAGTGTAACGGCTAGGTATATTCCTAAT of the Bacillus sp. 2205SS5-2 genome contains:
- a CDS encoding GNAT family N-acetyltransferase; translated protein: MNVRLVKPTLELQTEYFDFYQEWVKSGEVMVPWVISKDPRGFAKMIQTLQNASLGSNLPDGWVPNSTFWLVSEQNRILGAVNIRHSLTEWLTNRSGHIGYGIRPTERQKGYATKLLSLSLIQAKKLGIEPVLVICDRTNIGSMKTILHNNGIEDSDFVEEDGNILKRYWITQTQ
- a CDS encoding MDR family MFS transporter, which produces MNTFKSLREMDRNVWIRFIGEGINGIAFMMLMPFFALYLKDKVDSLVLVGVVMAVAPIASVFGTMVGGKMADVYGRKPVMVGSMVGNGIVMMGFVFFDTFWMFMILSVFLGFFNSLFHPAASAMVADVTAPEKRTEAFGLLRMGHNIGAATGPLLGASIIVISKSIVFMIAAGTTLLYAAIVAFFIYESLPKKERKESLLEVDETEEKLPSPFKVLMQDKLLLLFVLTGVVISMSFSQTEGMLPLHFDNELKHLPETLNPFPYLLAFNGLLVVLFQFPISSWAGKKKVGSVMLLGASLFGIGQIAIAWFPTLFFQQRTDFSMILLIMLVVYAVYTLGEMIMSPVQMTFIANLAPEHLRGTYMGAAGLQWILGGAIGPLISGFLLDRSLGVVMFTMLGVGCIIAGIVYLLIDKMTSNSSRIQQTQVDASSLN
- a CDS encoding class I SAM-dependent DNA methyltransferase, which gives rise to MEFKGSNAYEKEDFFNQYLQRRHRSESPNRLIENPAIFELLEGVSAETMLDLGCGDGSLGVELLQNERTQSYIGIDGSEKMLDVARKKLANLRGTVVNVSMEDYEYPEKTYDLVTSQLAIQYIEDFATLAKRVHETLKKSGKFVFSVQHPVITSSFESIQSTGKRGSWLVDDYFQTGERIEPWIGESVVKYHRTIEQYFMLLQEAGFTIEALKEGAPKKDLFEDEQEYERRKRIPLFLLFSCAK
- a CDS encoding YdcF family protein → MKKGFYLFGGILLIYGLLLLTKNRLNSGILLFIFSGIVCTFIGYRMSYWSTCWKKHKWFRLSVFTGSLLFLVYFVSMESMIVSHMDDERSEQVDYVIVLGAGIIKGKPSLVLEERLALAITYLENNRDANVIVSGGIDVGEKISEAEAMRIYLVNAGIDEERIMIEDQATSTYENLLFSKELMENNKEKVLIITSDFHLFRSKYIAESIGLEAFGTGASVPAPLIPLVHTREMLAILKTVMIDVSQME